A single genomic interval of Deltaproteobacteria bacterium harbors:
- a CDS encoding alpha/beta hydrolase: MSRSPGTDRFRAAAPAPPPPAFVDVRGERFAYLAAGPAAAPLVLCLHGFPDHAPSMWPLVVRFASAGYRAVAPWLRGYAPSTLAGPYDADQLAADAIGLADALSAPGAPVRIVGHDWGAVATYAALAAAPGRFAAAVALSVPHPLAFFANLRRYPGQLVRSRYMLYFQLPHLPERALERSDGALVDRLWRAWSPGYALPPDSRRALLACLRASSPAPIAYYRALARPLPAAIARARRLAARPIADPVLYLHGADDGCIAPDVAAGQRQWFRGPLRSQVIPDAGHFLPLEATDTVADAALAWFTTAR; this comes from the coding sequence ATGTCGCGCAGTCCCGGCACCGATCGTTTTCGCGCGGCCGCACCCGCGCCGCCGCCCCCGGCGTTCGTGGACGTGCGCGGCGAGCGGTTTGCGTACCTGGCCGCCGGCCCCGCCGCCGCCCCGCTCGTCCTGTGCCTGCACGGGTTTCCGGACCACGCGCCGAGCATGTGGCCGCTCGTCGTGCGGTTTGCGTCGGCCGGCTACCGCGCGGTGGCGCCGTGGTTGCGCGGCTACGCGCCCTCCACGCTCGCCGGCCCGTACGACGCCGATCAACTCGCGGCCGACGCGATCGGCCTCGCGGACGCGCTGTCGGCGCCGGGCGCGCCGGTGCGCATCGTCGGCCACGACTGGGGCGCCGTCGCCACCTACGCCGCACTGGCCGCGGCTCCCGGCCGATTCGCCGCCGCCGTCGCGCTGTCGGTCCCGCACCCGCTCGCGTTCTTCGCCAACCTGCGGCGGTACCCCGGCCAGCTCGTCCGCAGTCGCTACATGTTGTACTTTCAACTGCCTCACTTGCCCGAGCGCGCGCTCGAGCGCTCCGACGGTGCGCTCGTCGACCGGCTGTGGCGCGCGTGGTCGCCGGGGTACGCGCTGCCGCCGGATTCCCGCCGCGCCCTGCTGGCGTGCCTGCGCGCGAGTTCGCCCGCCCCGATCGCCTACTACCGCGCCCTCGCCCGGCCGCTTCCCGCCGCGATCGCGCGCGCGCGCCGCCTCGCCGCGCGCCCGATCGCCGACCCCGTGTTGTACCTGCACGGCGCCGACGACGGCTGCATCGCCCCGGACGTCGCCGCCGGACAGCGGCAGTGGTTCCGCGGCCCGCTGCGGTCGCAGGTGATCCCCGACGCCGGCCACTTCCTGCCGCTCGAGGCGACCGACACCGTCGCAGACGCGGCGCTGGCGTGGTTCACGACCGCCCGCTGA
- a CDS encoding arylamine N-acetyltransferase: protein MDVDAYLDRIGYRGARAPTLAALRELHVAHLRSVPFENLSIHAGEPIVLDEAALVDKIVRRRRGGFCYELNGAFAALLSALGFSVDRLAARVYGADGRLGIPFDHMVLRVDVGDAWLVDVGFGDGFVRPLRWRLGDEQRDGPRRYRFEPVDGGVRVVERRPTAPPKPLYWIDPTPRSLADFEPGRRYHTTSPHSPFLARRICSVLRDTGRVTVAGERLVFTTSHGTRVDFPLAGDAGVAHALRVHFGIDVDALSGRS, encoded by the coding sequence ATGGACGTCGACGCGTATCTCGATCGGATCGGCTATCGCGGCGCGCGGGCGCCGACGCTCGCCGCGCTCCGCGAGTTGCACGTCGCCCACCTGCGCAGCGTGCCGTTCGAGAACCTGAGCATCCACGCGGGCGAGCCGATCGTGCTCGACGAGGCGGCGTTGGTCGACAAGATCGTGCGCCGCCGCCGCGGCGGTTTCTGCTACGAACTCAACGGCGCATTTGCCGCGTTGCTGTCGGCTCTCGGCTTCTCGGTAGACCGGCTCGCCGCGCGTGTCTACGGCGCCGACGGGAGGCTCGGCATTCCCTTCGATCACATGGTGCTGCGCGTCGACGTCGGCGATGCGTGGCTGGTCGACGTTGGCTTCGGCGACGGGTTCGTGCGGCCGCTTCGGTGGCGTCTGGGAGACGAGCAGCGCGACGGCCCGCGGCGCTACCGGTTCGAGCCGGTCGACGGTGGCGTGCGCGTCGTCGAGCGGCGTCCGACCGCGCCGCCGAAGCCGCTTTACTGGATCGATCCGACGCCGCGCTCTCTCGCCGACTTCGAGCCGGGTCGCCGCTATCACACGACGTCGCCCCACTCGCCGTTCCTCGCGCGCCGCATCTGCTCGGTGCTGCGGGACACCGGTCGCGTCACGGTCGCCGGCGAGCGGCTCGTGTTCACCACGTCGCACGGGACGCGAGTCGACTTTCCTCTCGCGGGCGACGCGGGCGTCGCCCACGCCCTGCGCGTTCACTTCGGTATCGACGTCGACGCGCTCAGCGGGCGGTCGTGA
- a CDS encoding membrane dipeptidase has translation MDEAPPRGKRTGAAGPTAAPRADAKAEEIAKRVLIVDGHIDLPYRLMGSRAPDGTLTEDVSQRTPTGDFDYPRAKAGGLDAPFMSIYVPAEYQTKGGAKKLADELIDLVESIIAAHPDKFARAYSVAEVRANFAAGKISLPLGIENGAAIEGDLRNLKHFYDRGVRYITLTHSEDNDLCDSSYSDKHTHKGLSALGKKVVREMNRLGIMIDVSHISDDAFWQVIELSEAPVIASHSSARHFTPGFERNLSDDMIKAIGKKDGVVMINFGSSFINQESREHFQRKRDAMNAYMKENGIEDRRDPRVKEWSKQYDAKHPPKFATVQQVADHIEHVIKLVGIDHVGLGSDFDGVGDTLPIGLKDVSMYPNLIAELLARGYTEQDIAKIAGENVLRVWQAVEDHAAAH, from the coding sequence ATGGACGAGGCGCCGCCGCGCGGCAAGCGGACGGGCGCCGCCGGCCCGACCGCGGCGCCGCGCGCGGACGCAAAGGCTGAGGAGATCGCCAAGCGCGTGCTCATCGTCGACGGCCACATCGATCTGCCCTACCGGCTGATGGGCAGCCGCGCGCCGGACGGCACGCTCACCGAGGACGTGTCGCAGCGCACGCCGACCGGCGACTTCGACTACCCGCGCGCGAAGGCCGGCGGGCTCGACGCGCCGTTCATGTCGATCTACGTGCCGGCCGAATACCAGACCAAAGGCGGCGCCAAGAAGCTGGCCGACGAGCTGATCGATCTGGTCGAGTCGATCATCGCGGCGCACCCGGACAAGTTCGCGCGGGCGTACTCGGTGGCTGAGGTGCGCGCGAACTTCGCCGCCGGCAAGATCTCGCTGCCGCTGGGCATCGAAAACGGCGCCGCGATCGAGGGGGACCTGCGCAACCTGAAGCACTTTTACGACCGAGGCGTCCGCTACATCACGCTCACCCACTCGGAGGACAACGACCTGTGCGACTCGTCGTACAGCGACAAACACACCCACAAGGGGCTGTCCGCGCTGGGCAAGAAGGTCGTACGCGAGATGAACCGCCTCGGCATCATGATCGACGTGTCGCACATCTCCGACGACGCGTTCTGGCAGGTCATCGAACTGTCGGAGGCGCCGGTCATCGCCAGCCACTCGTCGGCCCGTCACTTCACGCCCGGGTTCGAGCGCAACCTGTCCGACGACATGATCAAGGCGATCGGCAAGAAGGACGGCGTCGTCATGATCAACTTCGGCTCGTCGTTCATCAACCAGGAGTCGCGCGAGCACTTCCAGCGCAAGCGCGACGCGATGAACGCATACATGAAGGAAAACGGGATCGAGGACCGGCGCGATCCGCGGGTGAAGGAGTGGTCGAAGCAGTACGACGCCAAACACCCGCCCAAGTTCGCGACCGTGCAACAGGTCGCCGACCACATCGAGCACGTCATCAAGCTCGTCGGCATCGACCACGTCGGTCTCGGGTCCGATTTCGACGGCGTCGGCGACACGCTCCCGATCGGGCTCAAGGACGTGTCGATGTACCCCAACCTGATCGCCGAGCTGCTGGCGCGCGGCTACACCGAGCAGGATATCGCCAAGATCGCCGGGGAAAACGTGCTGCGCGTGTGGCAGGCGGTCGAAGACCACGCCGCGGCGCACTGA
- a CDS encoding cyclic nucleotide-binding domain-containing protein, with translation MPELLGLPIEDIRSIPLFRDLDDGELAAVAGLFARVDASAGEELFRIGDDANAMYVLTGGEVHLEPDDGEQFVLRPPCVIGELGALSGLKRNSRAVAGDGAQLWSADRGALLDLFAANPQLGVRFEKRLLDICADKIDRDQRRLQDMRGNLIRTQKAMKQMRDLILEAEDTPISGPLHDLLSTLIERNRRVNYRVSPPAAAAAFVRTDDGERAPVEEISRTHLSFRPAGDAPVPGERFSGVLALAGPEIPISGKVLRIYKGRVDIELDLLIDEYASALEGYLTRVQMLDFLV, from the coding sequence ATGCCCGAGTTGCTCGGCCTGCCGATCGAAGACATCCGCTCCATTCCGCTGTTTCGCGATCTCGACGACGGAGAACTCGCCGCGGTCGCCGGGCTGTTCGCGCGCGTCGACGCGAGCGCCGGTGAGGAGCTGTTCCGCATCGGCGACGACGCGAACGCGATGTACGTCCTCACCGGCGGCGAGGTCCACCTCGAGCCGGACGACGGCGAGCAGTTCGTCCTGCGCCCGCCGTGCGTGATCGGTGAACTCGGCGCCCTGTCGGGTCTGAAGCGCAACAGCCGCGCGGTCGCCGGCGACGGCGCGCAGCTCTGGTCGGCCGACCGCGGCGCGCTCCTCGACCTGTTTGCAGCCAATCCGCAGCTCGGCGTGCGCTTCGAGAAGCGCCTGCTCGACATCTGCGCCGACAAGATCGACCGCGACCAGCGCCGTCTGCAGGACATGCGCGGCAACCTGATCCGCACGCAAAAGGCGATGAAGCAGATGCGCGATCTGATCCTCGAGGCGGAGGACACGCCGATCAGCGGACCGCTGCACGACCTGCTGTCGACCCTGATCGAGCGGAACCGGCGCGTGAACTACCGCGTATCACCACCCGCGGCCGCCGCCGCGTTCGTCCGCACGGACGACGGCGAGCGCGCGCCGGTCGAGGAGATCTCGCGCACCCATCTGTCGTTCCGCCCGGCGGGCGATGCGCCCGTACCGGGCGAGCGGTTCTCCGGCGTGCTCGCGCTCGCCGGTCCCGAGATCCCGATCAGCGGCAAGGTGTTGCGCATCTACAAGGGTCGCGTGGACATCGAGCTGGACCTGCTCATCGACGAGTACGCATCCGCGCTCGAGGGCTACCTCACCCGGGTGCAGATGCTCGACTTCCTGGTGTAG
- the recA gene encoding recombinase RecA has translation MKHKHSDTLSRNKAKAIDQAVAAIKKQFGAGAIMRLDGSDVAQVEVISTGSVALDCALGVGGLPRGRIVEIYGPESSGKTTLTLHAIAEAQRLGGVCAFVDAEHALDTGYAARLGVKLDDLLVSQPDCGEQALEIVDTLTRTGAVDLIVVDSVAALTPRAEIEGDMGDAHMGLQARLMSQALRKLTAVVAKTRTCIVFINQLREKIGLVFGNPETTPGGNALKFYCSVRLDIRRKKPIKRDGALIGSNVRVKVVKNKLAPPFREAEFEILYGTGIHKMGELVDAAEREGIVERKGTWYRLDGANLGQGRDRAIEALAADPARVADLQRMLVQRARAGAAAAAGNGHIAEGGAS, from the coding sequence ATGAAACACAAGCACTCCGATACCCTGTCCAGAAACAAGGCCAAGGCGATCGATCAGGCCGTCGCCGCCATCAAGAAACAGTTCGGCGCCGGCGCGATCATGCGCCTCGACGGCAGCGACGTGGCCCAGGTCGAGGTCATCTCGACCGGTTCCGTCGCTCTCGACTGCGCCCTCGGCGTCGGCGGGCTGCCGCGCGGCCGCATCGTCGAGATCTACGGGCCGGAATCGTCCGGCAAGACGACGCTCACGCTGCACGCGATCGCGGAGGCGCAGCGGCTCGGCGGCGTCTGCGCGTTCGTCGACGCCGAGCACGCGCTCGACACCGGCTACGCTGCGCGGCTCGGCGTCAAGCTCGACGACCTGCTCGTGTCCCAGCCGGACTGCGGCGAGCAGGCGCTCGAGATCGTCGACACGCTCACGCGCACCGGCGCCGTCGATCTGATCGTCGTCGATTCGGTCGCCGCGCTCACGCCGCGCGCCGAGATCGAAGGCGACATGGGCGACGCGCACATGGGCCTGCAGGCGCGGCTCATGAGCCAGGCGCTCCGCAAGCTCACCGCCGTCGTCGCCAAGACGCGCACGTGCATCGTGTTCATCAACCAGCTGCGGGAGAAAATCGGCCTCGTGTTCGGCAATCCCGAGACGACGCCGGGCGGCAACGCGCTCAAGTTCTACTGCTCCGTCCGGCTCGACATTCGCCGCAAGAAGCCGATCAAGCGCGACGGCGCGCTGATCGGGTCCAACGTTCGAGTCAAGGTCGTCAAGAACAAGCTCGCGCCGCCGTTCCGCGAAGCCGAGTTCGAGATCCTGTACGGCACCGGCATCCACAAGATGGGAGAACTCGTCGACGCCGCCGAGCGCGAGGGCATCGTCGAGCGCAAGGGCACCTGGTATCGGCTCGACGGCGCGAACCTCGGCCAGGGGCGCGATCGGGCGATCGAGGCGCTCGCGGCCGACCCCGCGCGCGTCGCGGACCTGCAGCGCATGCTCGTCCAGCGCGCCCGCGCCGGTGCGGCGGCGGCGGCCGGCAACGGCCACATCGCCGAGGGAGGTGCGTCGTGA
- a CDS encoding sensor histidine kinase, protein MSPRTWMAVDQRQHRSDIVALDAHRRRRATPSDDPAELRLRLFAPLLRYVEDRHGPDAVAAVLAEADMADVDARDGDRWISVARAARLTAAVRARLDDDREFKAAAAYKLRDSLGLFVHLVRALSIRRLAEYVVGTMHRVSRVSRYEIQSATDRSLALRYTSDRDESRLLCLTRQAAIEVLPTLWGLPRARVTERACIARGDDHCGYDVRWHAQVRLWHAVAGGVLGAAAGGAAAALGAVGLSPVATLAALGAVAAYAIDLRRVHRINLQLAEADVDHVRALADAYAEANEEILEWNRRQRSWTRALEAQIEDNAAHVARLTQTAREIADETTTRLRAITHDIRSPLTVLRFVRPEIERHVPRRPPEVDKLLDDVDRTVDIIENLVNQILDPARTASQKLAAAVEDIDTEALAERLRRRLRALVLGRDIRVSVLVSRETPAVVRCDPIAFERVLDNLIGNAAKFTNRGSIVVELSGRPGFLVVKISDTGPGIGPDHIERVFRAGERTPEARGVAGQGLGLAIVVRLLDQLGGRLEVMSQPGVGTTFWVHVPAQPPAGDQPRPPAGDDAGDDEAIGRVVHVRRFNGRARGAK, encoded by the coding sequence GTGTCGCCTCGCACCTGGATGGCCGTGGACCAAAGGCAACACCGCTCCGACATTGTCGCGCTCGACGCGCACCGCCGGCGACGCGCCACTCCGAGCGACGATCCCGCCGAACTCCGCCTGCGGTTGTTCGCGCCGTTGCTTCGCTACGTCGAAGACCGGCACGGTCCGGACGCGGTCGCGGCGGTGCTCGCCGAGGCGGACATGGCGGATGTCGACGCCCGCGACGGCGATCGCTGGATCAGCGTCGCGCGCGCCGCGCGGTTGACCGCCGCCGTGCGCGCGCGCCTCGACGACGACCGCGAGTTCAAGGCGGCCGCCGCCTACAAGCTGCGTGACAGCCTCGGGCTGTTCGTCCATCTGGTGCGTGCGTTGTCGATCCGGCGGCTCGCGGAGTACGTCGTGGGAACCATGCACCGCGTGTCGCGGGTGAGCCGGTACGAGATCCAGTCGGCGACGGATCGCTCGCTCGCCCTGCGATACACCAGCGACCGCGACGAATCCCGCCTGCTGTGCCTCACCCGCCAGGCGGCGATCGAGGTCCTGCCGACGCTGTGGGGTCTGCCGCGCGCGCGGGTCACCGAGCGCGCGTGCATCGCGCGCGGCGACGACCACTGCGGCTATGACGTCCGCTGGCACGCGCAGGTGCGGCTGTGGCACGCCGTGGCCGGCGGCGTCCTCGGTGCGGCCGCCGGTGGCGCGGCCGCCGCGCTCGGCGCGGTCGGGCTGTCCCCCGTCGCCACCCTCGCCGCGCTCGGCGCGGTCGCCGCGTACGCGATCGACCTGCGCCGCGTCCACCGCATCAACCTGCAACTGGCCGAAGCCGACGTCGACCACGTGCGCGCCCTCGCCGACGCCTATGCCGAGGCCAACGAGGAAATCCTCGAGTGGAACCGCCGCCAGCGCAGCTGGACGCGCGCGCTCGAAGCGCAGATCGAGGACAACGCGGCCCACGTCGCCCGCCTCACCCAGACTGCCCGCGAGATCGCCGACGAGACAACCACGCGGCTGCGCGCCATCACCCACGACATTCGCAGCCCGCTGACCGTGTTGCGGTTCGTGCGGCCCGAGATCGAGCGCCACGTCCCCCGGCGCCCCCCGGAGGTGGACAAGCTGCTCGACGACGTCGACCGCACGGTCGACATCATCGAGAACCTGGTCAATCAGATCCTCGACCCCGCGAGGACCGCGTCGCAGAAGCTGGCGGCGGCCGTCGAAGACATCGACACGGAGGCGCTCGCGGAGCGGCTGCGGCGGCGGCTGCGCGCGCTCGTGCTCGGCCGCGACATCCGGGTGAGCGTGCTCGTCAGCCGCGAGACGCCCGCCGTCGTGCGGTGCGATCCGATCGCGTTCGAGCGCGTGCTCGACAACCTGATCGGCAACGCCGCCAAGTTCACGAACCGCGGCAGCATCGTCGTGGAGTTGTCCGGTCGGCCGGGATTTTTGGTCGTCAAGATCTCCGACACGGGCCCCGGCATCGGGCCGGACCACATCGAGCGCGTGTTCCGCGCCGGCGAGCGCACGCCCGAGGCGCGGGGCGTCGCCGGCCAGGGGCTCGGCCTCGCCATCGTCGTGCGGCTGCTCGATCAGCTGGGCGGCCGGCTCGAGGTCATGTCGCAGCCCGGCGTCGGAACGACGTTCTGGGTGCACGTGCCGGCGCAGCCGCCGGCCGGCGACCAGCCGCGGCCGCCGGCCGGCGATGACGCCGGCGACGACGAGGCCATCGGCCGCGTCGTCCACGTCCGCCGATTCAACGGCCGCGCGCGAGGAGCGAAGTGA